One window of Thermoanaerobaculia bacterium genomic DNA carries:
- a CDS encoding transposase: MPEGSRKVADTFNFLHAHRGETVGKTFVAELVKTHQEEILRLRQTLKHRKPRRVPKNLLWALDLTFLPGPEGPRPVFGLLDHGSRLCLSLTALRDRSAIGILRYLLDAIERFGKPVMLRTDNEPIFTSRLFRFSLWLLGIRHQRTAPHCPWQNGRIERLFLTLKEKILDWFEDAGAPDDLDDDLATVRAWYNHLRPHQHLGGLTPAATWTGRKPSGRGKPLYLSFWNGRLSGFHFPT, from the coding sequence ATGCCCGAAGGCTCACGCAAGGTTGCCGACACCTTCAACTTCCTCCACGCCCACCGCGGGGAGACTGTCGGCAAGACCTTCGTCGCCGAGCTCGTCAAGACGCATCAGGAAGAGATTCTTCGGCTGCGCCAGACGCTCAAGCATCGCAAGCCACGGAGGGTGCCCAAGAACCTCCTCTGGGCTCTCGATCTCACCTTCCTCCCGGGCCCGGAAGGACCGCGTCCCGTCTTTGGCCTCCTGGACCACGGAAGCCGCCTCTGCCTCTCCCTCACCGCTCTGCGCGATCGTTCTGCGATCGGAATACTTCGTTACCTGCTCGACGCAATCGAGCGCTTCGGCAAGCCCGTGATGCTGCGCACCGACAACGAGCCGATCTTCACTTCACGCCTCTTCCGATTCAGCCTTTGGCTGTTGGGAATTCGCCATCAACGTACCGCCCCGCACTGCCCTTGGCAGAACGGGCGTATCGAGCGCCTCTTCCTCACGCTCAAGGAGAAGATCCTCGATTGGTTCGAAGACGCTGGCGCGCCCGACGACCTCGACGACGATCTCGCCACCGTCCGCGCCTGGTACAACCATTTGCGCCCGCATCAGCACCTCGGCGGCTTGACTCCGGCCGCGACCTGGACGGGAAGGAAGCCTTCGGGTCGCGGCAAGCCTCTCTATCTCTCGTTCTGGAACGGACGGCTCTCTGGCTTTCACTTTCCGACGTAG